In Cyanobium sp. AMD-g, the DNA window ATTGTTGGCTTTGCAGATTGCGGTTGCTTTGCGTCTGCTTCCATTCTTGTTCTGGCCAGAGAACGTCCACTCGAAGGTGCGTTGCGCCCCATTGTCTTCTGTCTCAATGATCTCGCTGACCCGTTTGTAATTGGCTGGGTAGTGGAGTTTGTTCTTGGCAAGTTTCTCGCACTCAGCCAGTTGCTCTGGTCGCCGGTCCTTCACGGTAATGGCGGGAGATGGTGGCGTTGAAAGGGCGAACTTGCCAAGCATTCCGACACTGACGATGCAGATCAGTCCAGTTGTGCAGAGCACGATGAAGACCCACCGAGGTTTCCCCTTTCTTTGAGCTCCTTGAATAGATAGGAAGCTTGAAAGTTTGCGAGATCTGGGGGTGGGTCCTTTCCTATTCAGGCTAGGCTTGCGTGGCTTCCGCCGCTTCCTGCGGCGTTTGAGCCATGATACCAATGGGTTGTTCATGTCAGCCCTCCGATGGCCTTCGGACCAGCGGATGGGCGACCTTCATCAGAAATGAGTCCGTTAATCATCAATCATATAGCCAGGCGGGGTTTTGAGCATGGGCAGGATGCCACTTCATCGTTCCTATTGTTAGCCTATGGGTGGCCTTTTGGCCAGTGGGCTGAGTCAATGACGACCCCTTGTCAGACGACCATGGGTAAGCCTGTTGTGTTGCTGCGCAGCCCAGCGTTGAACGCATCGACCTCCGGCTATTGGTTTGTGGACGTGTAGTGACATCACTTGAGCTCAGCACCGCAGAACTTGCAGTGGCGGGCGTCTGGATCATGGCCGCTCTTGCGGCAGTCTCCACAGACCACGGCTTCAGTCCTGTTCCCATCCGGCGGGGAGGAGAAGGCCTCTGCTGAAGGCGATGATGTTTCGGCAGGCCGCAGCACCTTCAGGCCGATCTCGGCGCTGAGGATGCCAGTGGGCACGGCGATGATGCTATAGCCGATCAGCATCACCACCGAGGCCATGAAGCGCCCCAGGGGTGTCACCGGGGCCACGTCGCCGTAGCCCACCGTGGTGATCGTGACGCAGGCCCAGTAGATGGCCACCGGGATGCTGCCGAAGCCGTCATTGCCGGCCTCGATCACATACATGAAGGCGCCGATCAGGATCACCAGCGTGACCATGGCCAGCAGGAACACGGTGATCTTGCGGCGGGCGGCGATCAGGGCGCTCCAGAGCAGTTCCGCCTCCTGCAGGTAGGCCCCCAGCTTCAGCACCCGGAACACCCGCAGCAGCCGCAGCACCCGCACCACCAGGAACAGCTGCCCGCCACCGATCAGCAGGCCCAGGTAGGAGGGCAGGATCGCCAGCAGATCCACGATCCCGTAGAAACTGGTGGCATACCGCCGTGGCTCTGCCACCAGCAGCAGCCTCAGCAGGTATTCGAGGCTGAACAGCAGGGTGAAGCCCCACTCCAGCCGCAGGAAGCTGCCGGCCCAGTGTTGCCGCAGAAGTGGGTCGCTCTCCAGCACCACCGCCAGCACACTCAGGGCGATCGCCAGCATCAGCAGGGCGTCGAAGGCCTTGCCGGAGAGGTTGTCCGCCTCGAGGATCGTGCGGCTCAGCCAGGGGCGTCCGACGAGTCGCACCAGCCCCAGGGCCAGGACGACCAAGCCCAGCAGCAGCAGCGGCACCAGCAGCATCGTCAGCCACGTCCCAGGTAGGAGGCCCGCAGTCCTTCATCGGCCAGCAGGTCGGCGGCGCTGCCCTCCAGGCTGATGCTGCCGCTCTCCAGCACCACGCCGCGGTCGGCGATCTCCAGGGCGGCGGTGGCGTTCTGCTCCACCAGCAACATCGACAGCCCGCCTGCGTGCAGGGCCGCCAGGGCGGCCATCACCTCGGCCACCAGTTTTGGCGCCAGCCCAAGGCTGGGTTCATCCAGCAGCAGCAGGCTTGGCCGGCCCATCAGGGCCCGGGCGATCGCCAGCATCTGCTGCTCGCCCCCGGACAGATTGCCGGCCAGCTGGTGGCGCCGTTCCGCCAGGCGGGGAAACAGGCCGTAGCAGCGTTCCAGGTCGGCGGCGATGCCGGCCCGATCGCGCCGCAGCCAGGCCCCCAGTTCCAGGTTGGTGGCCACGGTCTGCCGCGCCAGCACCCGCCGGCCCTCGGGACAATGGCTGATGCCGAGGCGCACCGTGCGATGGGTGCGCACCCCCGCCAGGTCGGTGCCGCGCCACAGCACCTGGCCGGCGGCAGTAGCCACCAGCCGGGAGATGGCGCGCAGGGTGGTGCTCTTGCCGGCGCCATTGGCCCCCAGCAGCGTCACCAGCTCGCCCTGGCGCACCTGCAGATCGAGTCCCCGCAGGGCGGTGAGGGCGCCGTAGCGCACCGTGAGCCGGCGCAACTCCAGCAATGGCGTCATCGGCCGTCTCCGGCGGCACGGCCCGCGCCGCCGCCCGAGCCCCCACCCGAACCACCCAGGTAGGCCTCGATCACCCGCGGGTCGCGGCGCACCTCGGAGGGGCTGCCCAGGGCGATGCGTTCGCCGAAGTTGAGCACCGCCAGCCGGTCGCAGAGGCGCATCATCAACGGCACGTGGTGCTCGATGATCAGCACCGTCAGGGCGAACTGGTCGCGGATCCGGCCGATCAGCTGCCGCAGGTCGTCCTTCTCGGAGGGGTTCATGCCGGCGGCGGGTTCATCCAGCAGCAGCAGCTGGGGTGACGTCGCCAGGGCCCGGGCGATCTCCAGACGCCGCCGGTCGCCGTAGGGCAGATCCCCGGCGCGCTGGTCGGCCAGGGCCCCCAGCTCCAGCAACGTCAGCAGCTCCATCGCCCGGGCCTCCAGCCGCCCCTGGTGGCGGCGGAAGCTGCCGTTGCCCAGCAGGGCCCCCAGCAGGGGGGCGCGGGCGGCGTTGTGCAGGCCCACCAGCACGTTCTCCCGCACCGACAGGCTCTCGAACAGTCGCAGGTTCTGGAAGGTGCGGGCGATGCCCAGCCGGTTGAGGCCGCTGGCCCCCAGCCGATTGGTGGGCACCCCCCGCCAGAAGCAGCGGCCGCCGCTGGGGCTGGTGAGGCCGGAGATCACGTTGAACAGGGTGGTCTTGCCGGCGCCGTTGGGACCGATCAGACCGAAGATCTCCCCCTCCGCCAGCTCCAGGCTCACCCGATCGAGGGCCAGCAGGCCGCCGAAGCGGCAGCTGATCGCCTCCACCTGCAGCAGGGGCACCGGTGCCACACCATCGGGGCTCGGTGTCATGGGGCCTGGGGAGCCTGGCGGTCCCGGTGGCGGCCCCGGCCGAGCAGGGCTGCCAGCCAGCGCAGCCGCTCCGCCGTCACCAGTCCCTGGGGGAAGAACAGCGGACCCAGCAGGATCACCGCCCCGAACAGGATCAGGCGCAGGTCCCCCACCGGCCGCAGCAGTTCCGGCAGGGCGGTGAGTGCCAGGCCCCCCAGCACCGGCCCCAGCCAGAAGCGCGAACCGCCGAACACCACGAAGGCCAGGGTGGTGATGCTGGCGTCGAAGCTGCCCGCCCGGGCGTTCCAGGAATTGAAGAAGTGGGCGGCCAGCGCCCCGGTGAGGCCGGCCAGCACGGCGCTGGCCACGAAGGCGATCAGCTTGGTGCGGGGGGTGTCAATGCCCAGGCTGGCGGCCGCCAGCTCGTCGTCGCGGATGGCGGCCATGGCCCGGCCGAGCCGTAGCGCCTCCAGCCGCTGGCACAGCCAGCAGGCCAGGGCCAGCAGAGCCAGGGTGAACAGCACGTAGCCGCGGGCGTGCGCGAACGGCTGGGGGATGCCGAAGATGCCCATGGCGCCGCCTGTGAAGGGCAGGTTGAGGTTGAGCACCCGCAGGATCTCCACCAGGGCGATCGTGGCGATGGCCAGGTAGATCCCCCGCAGCCGCAGCACCGGCCCGCCGATCGCCAGGGCGATCAGCCCCGCCAGCATCCCCCCCAGCACCATCTCCGCCACCAGGGCCGGCAGCGGCGAGGTGGCGCCGCTGCCGGCGAAGGCGGGGACGCCTGTGGAGAGCAGGGCGGCCACATAGCCCCCCACCGCATAGAAGCCCGGGGTGGCCAGGGACAGCTGGCCGCAGCGCAGCGGCAGGTAGACCGAGAGCGCCAGCAGGGCGCCGAGCAGCATCTGTTCGAGCAGGGCGGCGTCCATGGCGCTCACACCTTGGAGGGCAGCGGCCGGCCCAGCAGCCCCCGGGGCCGCAGCAGCAGCACCAGGAACAGGAAGCCATAGCTCACGGCATCTTTGTACCCCGACCAGTCGGCCGGCACAAAGGCTTCCGCCAGGCCGACGATCAGCCCGCCCAGCACCGCCCCCGGCACGCTGCCCAGCCCGCCCAGCACCAGCACCGCCAGCCCCTTGAGGCCGTAGCCGATGCCGAAGTAGGGCCCGGCGATGCTGACGCTCAGCCCCACCAGGCCGCCGGCCACCCCGGCCAGGAAGCCGCTGAGCCCGAAGGCGAGCCGCACCATGGCTGTGCTGTCGATGCCCAGCAGCTGGGCGGTTTCGGCGTCTTCGGCCACCGCCTGCAGCCCCTTGCCGTTGCGGCTGCCCTCCAGCCAGAGGGTGAGCAGGGCCAGCAGCAGCACCGCGATCCCCAGCAGCAGGGCCTGCACCGTGCGCACACGGGCGCCCAGCAGGGAGAACGAGGCCGGCAGGCCCCCGAGGGCACCCGTGGGGATGGCATAGCTTTCGGCCCCCACCAGCAGCTGGATCAGGTTCACCAGGATCACGCCGGCCCCGAGGCTGGTGATCAGGGCCAGCAGGGGGTCGGCCCTGCGGCGACGCAGGGGGCGGAAGGCCACCCGCTCCACCAGCAGGGCCACCAGGGCCGCCCCCAGCCCCGCCAGGGGCAGGGCACCCCAGAAGGGCAGGGCGAAGGGCAGCTGGAAACCGGCCAGCAGTCCGTTGGCCCCCACCGCGCCGCCGATCAGGAGATAGGTGAAGTAAGCGCCGAGGGTGAACACCGCCCCATGGGCGAAGTTGATCACCCCCAGCACCGAGAACACCAGGGTGTACCCCAGGGCGAACAGCCCGTAGACCGCCCCCACCGACAGACCGTTGACCAGGATCTGGAGCAGGTCCACCCGTGGCTTACTTGAGCAGGGCGAAGCGTCCGCTGCGCCCGTCCGGATCCATGCGCACCTGGGCCACGAAAAACTGGCTCTGGATCACCTCACCCTCGGGGGTGAAGCGGATCTCGCCCAGGGGGGTGGCATAGCTGCCGGCCAGGATCTCCTGCATCAGCTGCTTGCGGGTCGCCGCCAGGGGGGCGCCGGCCAGGGGCTGGCGTTTGTCGAGGCGCACCAGGGCCTCGCCGATCACCTGCAGGGCTGTGTAGGCCTGGGCGGTGAGCTGGGGCGGGATGGCGCCGCCTTTGGCGGCCTTGAAGGCCTTGAGGAAGGCTCCGTTGGCAGGGGTGTCGAGTTCGGGGCTGTAGGCCTGGGCGATCAGCAGCCCGTCGCAGTACTTCTGGCAGATCGGGTAGATGTTGGGGGTGTTCATGCCGTTGCCGGCCACGATCAGGCCCCGGTAGCCCAGCTCCCGCAGCTGGCGGATCAGGTTGCCCCCATCCACCGCCTGCAGCGACAGCACGATCAGATCGGGCTTCTCCCGCAGGGCGGCGCTGATCTGGTTCTGGAAGTCCTGGTCGTTGAGCTGGGTGCGCTGCACCGTCACCGGCTCGAGGCCCTTCTCCTTGAGGGCCTTCTGGAAGATGGTGGTCTCGGCGGTGCTGTAGGCGTCGTCCTGGGCGTAGAACACCGCCGCCCGCTTGAGGCCAGGCTGGATCGTCAGGGCCCGTTCGATGGCCAGCGGTGCGATCACCGAGCTCTGGGCCGACACCCGGCTGATGAAAAAGCCGATCTCCGGGATGCCGGTGGCCGTGTTGGAGGGGGCCACCACCGGCACACCACGGCGCTGGGCAATGGGGTCGGCGGAGAAGGCCTGCTGGGAGAGGGTGGGGCCGATCAGGGCCAGCACGCCCCTGTTGATCTGCAGGGTGAAGGCCGCGTTGGCCCCCGGTTCGTCGCTGCCGCTGTCCTCCAGGGCCAGCTTCAGGGGCCGGCCGTTGATGCCGCCGCTGCCGTTGCGCTGCTGGAGGGCCAGCTCCAGGCCGATCTTCTGGTCCTGGCCGTAGACGTTGGCGTTGCCGGTGAGAGCCAGCACAGCCCCCACCGGCACCCCGCCGGTGACATCCACTGGCTGGTTGGTGTCATCGCTGCCGCAGCCGGCCAGCAGCAGGGAAAGGGTCAGCAGCCCCGTGCCGACCCGCAGGAGACGACCGACGCTCACGCCAGCGAGCGGAAGACGTCGCGGAAGGCGGCGATGGTCGCGTCGATGTCGGCGTCGCTGTGGGCCAGGGAGGTGAAGCCGGCCTCGAAGGCACTCGGTGCCAGATAGATGCCGCGCTCGAGCATGCCGCGGTGCAGCCGCCCGAAGCGGGCCGTGTCGGCGGCCTTGGCCTGCTCGAAGTTGTGCACCGGACCTTCGCAGAGGAAGAAACCGAACATGGCGCTGATGTTGCCACCGCAGAAGGGAACCCCCGCCTCGGCGGCGGCGGCGCGGATGCCGTCGATGAGGCGGCGGGTGATCGTCTCCAGCCGCTCGTAACTGCCGGGTTGTTTCAGCAGCTGCAGGGTCTTGATGCCGGCGGTCATGGCCAGGGGATTGCCGCTCAGGGTGCCGGCCTGGTACATCGGCCCGGCGGGCGCCACCATCGCCATGATGTCGGCCCGGCCGCCATAGGCCCCCACCGGCAGGCCGCCGCCGATCACCTTGCCCATGGTGGTGAGGTCAGGGGTGACGCCGAAGCGGGCCTGGGCGCCGCCGTAGCTGATGCGGAAGCCGGTCATGACTTCGTCGAACACCAGCAGGGCGCCGTTTTCCTTGGTGAGTTCCCTCAGGCCCTCCAGGAAACCGGGTTCGGGGGTGATGAAGCCCGCGTTGCCCACCACCGGCTCCAGGATCACCCCGGCGATTTCACCGGGGTTGTTGGCGAACAGCTCCTTGACCGATTCGAGACAGTTGTAGGGAGCGGTGAGGGTGCTGGCCGTGACCGCCCGCGGCACCCCGGGGGAATCGGGCAGGCCGAGGGTGGCCACCCCGGACCCCGCCTTGACCAGGAACATGTCGGCGTGGCCGTGGTAGCAGCCCTCGAACTTGATCACCTTCTCCCGGCCGGTGAAGGCGCGCATCAGCCGCAGCACCGCCATGCAGGCCTCGGTGCCGGAATTGACGAAGCGCACCATCTCCACCGACGGCACGGCGGCGATCACCAGCTCGGCCAGCTCGTTCTCGAGCACGCAGGGAGCCCCGAAGCTGGTGCCCTTCTCAAGGGCCTGGTGCAGGGCGGCGATCACCTCGGGATGGCTGTGGCCGCAGATGGCGGGGCCCCAGCTGCCCACGTAATCGATGTAGCGGTTGCCGTCCACGTCCCAGGCGTAGGCGCCCTTGACCCGGTCGAAGACGATCGGCTGTCCGCCCACCGACTTGAAGGCCCGCACCGGGGAGCTGACGCCTCCTGGCATGAGGGTCTGGGCGGCGGCGAAGATCTCCTCGGATCGGGTGGTGACGAGGGAAGGGGCCGAGGTGGGCGCAGAAGGGGTGGCCGAACTCAAGGCAGGATCCGCGGAAGGTGGACGCATTCGTTTCCCATCCTGACCCAGAAGGGTGCCGGGGTGCCTGGCCTCAGTAAGTTCGGAAGCAATGCCCCCCCTCCCCCGGCCCAACGGAGCCCCTGCGTGACGATCGACTGGGCCGCGATGGAGCGCCACTGCCGCGCCCTGCTGCCGGCGCGGGCGGTGGTGGCGGCTCCCCAGGAGCTGCTGGCCTACGACTGCGACGGTCTCACCCTGCACCGGGCCCAGCCCCGTCTGGTGGTGCTGCCGGAAACGACCGAGCAGGTGGCGGCCCTGCTGCGGCTCTGCCACACCCGGGGGGTGCCCTTCGTGGCCCGGGGCAGTGGCACCGGCCTCTCCGGCGGCGCCCTGGCCGAGAGCGAGGCGCTGGTGATCGCCACCACCCGCATGCGCTCGATCCTGGACATCGATCTGGCCAACCGGCGCCTCACCGTCCAGCCGGGGGTGATCAACGGCTGGGTCACCCGGGCGGTGGCCGGCGACGGCTTCTATTACGCCCCCGACCCCTCCAGCCAGGTGGTGTGCAGCATCGGCGGCAACGTGGCCGAGAACTCCGGTGGGGTGCACTGCCTCAAATACGGCGTCACCAGCAACCATGTGCTGGAGCTGGAGGTGGTGCTGCCCGACGGCACGGTCACCACCTTTGGCAGCGGCCTGGCCGAAACCCCCGAGCTGGATCTGCGCGGGGTGTTCATCGGCAGTGAAGGCACCCTCGGCATCGCCACCGCCATCACCCTGCGGCTGCTGAGGGCGCCCCAGAGCGTGGCGGTGCTGCTGGCCGATTTCACCGCCATGGAGGCCGCCGGTGAGGCGGTGCGCCTGGTGACGGCGGCCGGCGTGCTGCCGGCGGGGATGGAGATCATGGACAACTTCACCATCAACGCCGTCGATGACCTCTTCGGCCGGGATGAGTACCCCCGCGACGCGGCCGCGGTGCTGCTGATCGAACTGGACGGACAGGAGCGGGAGGTGGCCGCCGCGGTGGAGATCGCCGGGGAGCTCTGCCGCCGGGCCGGGGCCCGCACGATCCGGCGCGCCTCCAGTGAGGCCGACCGGGCCCTGCTCTGGAAGGGCCGCAAGTCGGCCTTCGCCGCCGTCGGCCGCATCACCCCCACCTATTACGTGCAGGACGGCGTCGTGCCCCGCAGTGCCCTGCCCGGGGTGCTGGCGGCGATCGAGGCGCTCAGCCGCCGCTACGAGCTGCCGGTGGCCAACGTGTTCCATGCCGGGGACGGCAATCTCCACCCCCTGATCCTGTACCGGGCCGATGAGCCCGGCGTGACCGACCGGGTGCAGGAGCTGGGGGCCGAGATCCTGCGTCTCTGCATCGACGCCGGCGGCAGCATCACCGGCGAGCACGGCGTGGGCAGCGACAAGCGCTGCTATCTCGACTGGATGTTCGCCCCCGACGACCTGGCCACCATGCGCCTGGTGCGGGAGGCCTTCGACCCGACGGGCCTGGCCAACCCCGGCAAGATCTTCCCCACCCCGCGCAGCTGCGGAGAATCGGCGCGGCGCCAGGCGTCGTCGCTCACCATGCGGCTCGAGGCGCCACTCACCGGCGGCGTCCAGCAGCCGATCCTCGAACCCCTGGATGTCTTCTGAGCGGCGCGTTGGCCCTACGTTGAAGGGCCTTCCTCCGCCCGCGCTCCATGACGATCCGCCTGATGGTCAGCCTGGGTGTGGCGGCTGTTTTGGTTGCCTCAACCCCCGCCCAGGCCCAGTCCCCAGTCGTCAGCCTGATGGCCAAAAAAGTGGCCGAGCGCTACCAAAAGTCCACTTGCGACCAGCTCTGGGCCGCCCGCAGCGAACGGCGTGGGTCGCAGGAACAGCGGGTGTTCGAGATGCTCAGTGATGAACCCCAGATGCGCCAGGCCTTCTTCGATCAGATCGCCGGCCCGGTGATGAACAAGCTGTTCATCTGCGGGATGATCCCCTGAGCCAGCCACCCCGCTTCCGAGCAGGGCGCCGCCCATCAAAAAGGACCCTGCTGTTCGGCAGGATCCTTGAATTCCCTTACTCGCACACCTTCGGAGCACCCCCATAGGGTGATCTTCTCCTGCCGCTCCGGTCGTGGTTGTGAACACACGCCCGAAGGCCCGAACGCACAGCTGCCCCCCTGGTCCCAAGCCAAGCTGAACGGAACAAGGACCCTGCTTCCGTTCCGCATGGGCTACCACCACGACCACGATGGGCGCAGGGACCGTCAGGATTCCCTCTGCGATCGGGAGTTCCTCACGCGCGCCCAGCGCCAGGACCTCCAGCCGCTGGAGGTGCGCCGCCTGCTGTGGGAAGGCGCCACCCTGGTGCAGCGGAAACATCCGCTCGGCGACTCCCTCCAGGGAGCCGTCCAGCTGGAGGCGGAAATGGAGGCGGATCGGATCGGTGTCCTGCTGCCCGACCTTGCCTACCCCTTGATCTGTGCCGGACGGGGCCGTGGGGGGGCGATCCAGTGTTCAGCCGTTCAGCTGGCGGAGGACTTGCTTGACCTGGGCTACCGCCATGTCTTCAGTCTGGCCTAAGGGATGGGGGTGACGGGAGCTCCCGGGGGCTGGCGGTGCAGCACCACCTCTCCGTCCACCAGCAGCACGGCCTCCCCTGCCTGCAACGGCAGCCATTCCTCGTCCGTTGTGAGTGGTTCGGTGCTGACGATCGTCACGACGTCGCCATCGCCGGCCAGCTCGGAGAAGTCGACGCTGAGGTCGTCATCGGCCAGGGTGGCCCGACCGAAGGGCGACCGGCGTGTGATCCGGTGCAGACGGCTGCTGGCGTGGGCGAACAGCCAGCTGCCGTTGCTGATCAGGCAGTTGAACGTGCCCTGATGCTCCAGCTGCCGCGAGCTTTCGACCAGGGTGGCGAAGGTGGCCTCCAGATCCTCCGGATCGGCATCGGCGGCGTTCAATTGCTCGAGGATCCAGCAGAAGGCGATTTCGCTGTCGGTGGAACCCTCCGGCCGAAACAGGTGCGTGCCCGGCAGGGGCCCCAGCAGGTTGCCGTTATGGGCGAACACCCACTCCCGCCCGCGCCAGCGGCGATGGAAGGGGTGGCAGTTCTCCAGGGCGACCACCCCCTGGGTGGCCTTGCGGATGTGGGCGATCGAGCAACGGGAGCGCAGATCCAGGCGGGCCACGCGGGCGGCGATGGGCGAGAAGGCCGCCGGGGCGTCCTCCCGGTACAGATGCACCCCGCGGCCGTCGGGGTCGAAGCTGGCCACCCCCCAACCATCGGCATGGACTCCGGTGGCCCCACCCCGGCGGGTGAGGCCATGGAAGGAGAAGCGCATGTCGGTGGGGGTGTTGGCGCTGAGGGCCAGCAGTTCACACATCACCCGAGGTCCACCGTCGGCCCCCATCCTCCCCGCCGGGATCAGCGCGAGCGGCTGAACAGTTGGTCCCAGACCCCGTCCTTGCCGAAGAAGGTGGCGTTGATCTTGTCCCAGCCGCCGAAGTCGCCGGCCGAGAAGAGTTGCTTCACCGGTGCGAAACGGCCCTTCACCCGGCTCCACACGCCCGGACTGACCGGACGGAAGCCCTCCTCGGCGAAGATCTCCTGGGCCGGCTCGCTCTGCAGGTAGGCGGCCAGGGCTTCGGCGGCCTTGCGGGTGCCCTTGTGGTCCACGTTGCGGTCGATGACGGTCACCGGGCCCTCGATGCGGATGTTGACATCGGGCACGATGAAGGGGGCTTCGAGATCGCCGCTGCGCCTGGCGAGGATCGCCTCGTTTTCGTAATTGAGCAGCACGTCGCCCTGGCCGCGCTTGAGGAACACGTCGCTGGCTTCGCGGGCGTCCTTGGGCAGGTTCTCCACGTTGCGGTAGACCGAGCCCACGTAGGCCTTGGCCTGGGCCTCGCTGCCGCCGGTCTGGCTGATCGAGCCCCAGAGGCCCAGGAAGTTCCAGCGGGCACCACCCGAGGTCTTGGGATTGGCCGTCACCACGGTGATGCCGGGCTTGGCCAGATCCGCCCAGGTCCGGACGCCTCTGGGATTGCCGTCCCGGGTGACGAAGGCCACCACCGAGTGGGTGATGATCGAGCCGCCGGGCAGATCCTTCTCCCAGCCTGGCTGGACCAGGCCCGCTTCCTGGAGCTTGAGCACGTCACCGGCCAGGGCGAGGGTGGCCACGTCGGCATCGAGGCCGTCGATGATCGCCCGGGTCTGGGAGCCGGAGCCGCCGTAGCTGGTCTTCACGGAGATCGGCTGGCCGGTTCTGGCTTTCCAGTCGGCTTCGAACTTGGGCAGGATCCGGTCGTAGGCCCCCTTGGTCACGGCGTAGCTCACCAGCAGCAGCTCCTGGGGAGCGCCGCTCCCGTCGGCACCGGCACCGACCTCGGGCCGGGGGCTGCAGCCGGACAGGGCCAGGCCCCCCAGCAGGAGGCCGGTGATGGCGAGGGGGGCGGTGGAACGGGCGAAGCGGGAAACCACGGTTTTCTGATCGACAATCCGGCAGAGCTTACACCGGTATCCCGATCGGCTATCCATCGCCCTCCTGGCCCCTGGTCCGCCTCCCCTGGCCTGTTCCGCCCCCGCTCAGGGGGCCAGTTCCTGGATCAGCGGGATTTGGAGAAAATCGAATCCCAGAGCCCTCCCTTGCCGAAGAAGCGCTTGTTGATGGTGTCCCAGCCGCCGAAGTCCCGGGCGGTGAACAGCTTCGAGACCGGAGCGAACCGGGATCGCGTCTCGGCTTTGATCTTGGCGTTGACGGGTCGGAATCCCTCCTCGGCAAAGGCCCGCTGGGCCGGCTCGCTGTACAGATACCTGGCGAAAGCCTCGGCCACCTTTCGGGTTCCCTTGCGGTCCACGTTCCTGTCGACGACGGCGATCGGCCCCTCGATCAGGATGTTGGTGGTGGGCACGATGTAGGGGGTTTTCCAGGTGCCGCTCTTCCTGGCCAGGATCGCCTCGTTCTCGTAGTTGAGCAGCGCATCACCCTGGTTGCGTTTCACGAACACGTCGGTGGCCTCACGGGCATCCTTGGGGAGGGTGTCCACATTGCGGTACACGTTGGTCACGAAGGCGCGGGCCTTGGCCTCATTGCCGCCGGTTTCCGTCACCGAGCCCCAGAGGCCCAGGAAGTTCCAACGGGCGCCGCCGGAGGTCTTGGGATTGGCGGTGATCACCTCCACATTCTTGTTGTCGAGATCGTTCCAGGTGCGGATCTTCTTCGGGTTGCCGGGACGCACGAAGAACGCGACCACCGAGTTGGTGATGATGCTGTTGTTGGGATTCTCCTTCTCCCAGCCGGGACGGATCAGGCCTGCCTCCTCGAGCTTCAGGGTGTCGGCCGTCAGGGCCAGGCCCACCACATCCGCCGCCAGGCCGTCGATCACCGCCCGGGTCTGGGAGCCGGAGCCGCCGTAGCTGGTGCGGATGACGACGCTCTGACCGGTCCGCTTCTTCCAGTCGGCCGTGAACCGGGGAATGATCTTGTCGTAGGCCGCCTTGGTGACGGC includes these proteins:
- a CDS encoding ABC transporter ATP-binding protein; amino-acid sequence: MTPSPDGVAPVPLLQVEAISCRFGGLLALDRVSLELAEGEIFGLIGPNGAGKTTLFNVISGLTSPSGGRCFWRGVPTNRLGASGLNRLGIARTFQNLRLFESLSVRENVLVGLHNAARAPLLGALLGNGSFRRHQGRLEARAMELLTLLELGALADQRAGDLPYGDRRRLEIARALATSPQLLLLDEPAAGMNPSEKDDLRQLIGRIRDQFALTVLIIEHHVPLMMRLCDRLAVLNFGERIALGSPSEVRRDPRVIEAYLGGSGGGSGGGAGRAAGDGR
- a CDS encoding ABC transporter ATP-binding protein; the encoded protein is MTPLLELRRLTVRYGALTALRGLDLQVRQGELVTLLGANGAGKSTTLRAISRLVATAAGQVLWRGTDLAGVRTHRTVRLGISHCPEGRRVLARQTVATNLELGAWLRRDRAGIAADLERCYGLFPRLAERRHQLAGNLSGGEQQMLAIARALMGRPSLLLLDEPSLGLAPKLVAEVMAALAALHAGGLSMLLVEQNATAALEIADRGVVLESGSISLEGSAADLLADEGLRASYLGRG
- a CDS encoding branched-chain amino acid ABC transporter permease: MDLLQILVNGLSVGAVYGLFALGYTLVFSVLGVINFAHGAVFTLGAYFTYLLIGGAVGANGLLAGFQLPFALPFWGALPLAGLGAALVALLVERVAFRPLRRRRADPLLALITSLGAGVILVNLIQLLVGAESYAIPTGALGGLPASFSLLGARVRTVQALLLGIAVLLLALLTLWLEGSRNGKGLQAVAEDAETAQLLGIDSTAMVRLAFGLSGFLAGVAGGLVGLSVSIAGPYFGIGYGLKGLAVLVLGGLGSVPGAVLGGLIVGLAEAFVPADWSGYKDAVSYGFLFLVLLLRPRGLLGRPLPSKV
- a CDS encoding ion transporter, which gives rise to MLLVPLLLLGLVVLALGLVRLVGRPWLSRTILEADNLSGKAFDALLMLAIALSVLAVVLESDPLLRQHWAGSFLRLEWGFTLLFSLEYLLRLLLVAEPRRYATSFYGIVDLLAILPSYLGLLIGGGQLFLVVRVLRLLRVFRVLKLGAYLQEAELLWSALIAARRKITVFLLAMVTLVILIGAFMYVIEAGNDGFGSIPVAIYWACVTITTVGYGDVAPVTPLGRFMASVVMLIGYSIIAVPTGILSAEIGLKVLRPAETSSPSAEAFSSPPDGNRTEAVVCGDCRKSGHDPDARHCKFCGAELK
- the hemL gene encoding glutamate-1-semialdehyde 2,1-aminomutase, translated to MSSATPSAPTSAPSLVTTRSEEIFAAAQTLMPGGVSSPVRAFKSVGGQPIVFDRVKGAYAWDVDGNRYIDYVGSWGPAICGHSHPEVIAALHQALEKGTSFGAPCVLENELAELVIAAVPSVEMVRFVNSGTEACMAVLRLMRAFTGREKVIKFEGCYHGHADMFLVKAGSGVATLGLPDSPGVPRAVTASTLTAPYNCLESVKELFANNPGEIAGVILEPVVGNAGFITPEPGFLEGLRELTKENGALLVFDEVMTGFRISYGGAQARFGVTPDLTTMGKVIGGGLPVGAYGGRADIMAMVAPAGPMYQAGTLSGNPLAMTAGIKTLQLLKQPGSYERLETITRRLIDGIRAAAAEAGVPFCGGNISAMFGFFLCEGPVHNFEQAKAADTARFGRLHRGMLERGIYLAPSAFEAGFTSLAHSDADIDATIAAFRDVFRSLA
- a CDS encoding branched-chain amino acid ABC transporter permease, with the translated sequence MDAALLEQMLLGALLALSVYLPLRCGQLSLATPGFYAVGGYVAALLSTGVPAFAGSGATSPLPALVAEMVLGGMLAGLIALAIGGPVLRLRGIYLAIATIALVEILRVLNLNLPFTGGAMGIFGIPQPFAHARGYVLFTLALLALACWLCQRLEALRLGRAMAAIRDDELAAASLGIDTPRTKLIAFVASAVLAGLTGALAAHFFNSWNARAGSFDASITTLAFVVFGGSRFWLGPVLGGLALTALPELLRPVGDLRLILFGAVILLGPLFFPQGLVTAERLRWLAALLGRGRHRDRQAPQAP
- a CDS encoding ABC transporter substrate-binding protein; this encodes MSVGRLLRVGTGLLTLSLLLAGCGSDDTNQPVDVTGGVPVGAVLALTGNANVYGQDQKIGLELALQQRNGSGGINGRPLKLALEDSGSDEPGANAAFTLQINRGVLALIGPTLSQQAFSADPIAQRRGVPVVAPSNTATGIPEIGFFISRVSAQSSVIAPLAIERALTIQPGLKRAAVFYAQDDAYSTAETTIFQKALKEKGLEPVTVQRTQLNDQDFQNQISAALREKPDLIVLSLQAVDGGNLIRQLRELGYRGLIVAGNGMNTPNIYPICQKYCDGLLIAQAYSPELDTPANGAFLKAFKAAKGGAIPPQLTAQAYTALQVIGEALVRLDKRQPLAGAPLAATRKQLMQEILAGSYATPLGEIRFTPEGEVIQSQFFVAQVRMDPDGRSGRFALLK